Genomic window (Clostridia bacterium):
CGGAAAGCTCCCGTCAAGTCTCGAGGAAGCGAAGGTTTCGGCGTCTTCCGACGCTTTCATCAAGAAGCATATACCGCCTGAAATACTCGGCATCTACTGCAGGTAAAGCGCCGGAAAACAAACGAAAGGAGGGGCGGGTTTGAGTCTGAAGGAACAAATATACAGCGTTCTGGTCGTTTCAGCGTCGGAAAAATTCAATCAGGCGCTGCCGGAAGTGTTCCCCGTTTCGACGTTTTCCCCGATAAACTTCGTTTCCGATTTAAGCGCCGCAAAGCGCGCGGTTTCGGAGCGCTCCTTCGATTTCGTTATCGTCAATTCTCCTCTGCCCGACGACACCGGTATAAGATTCGCCATCGACACCGTTTCGTCTTACAACACGGTCGTGCTCTTCCTCGCGAAAGCGGAGCAGTATTCCGACGCCTACGACAAGCTCGCGGAGCACGGAGTCTTCCTGCTGCAGAAGCCGCTGTCGAAGGCGGTCTTTCAGATAGCGTCCGGCTGGCTCGTCAGCGCGCGCGAACGCGTAAGAAAAACTGAAAAAAAGACCCTCTCCATCGAAGAGAAGATGAACGAGATACGCGTGGTCAACCGCGCCAAGTGGCTGCTCATCAGCGAGGTCAAGATGACCGAACCGGACGCCCACCGCTACATCGAAAAGCAGGCAATGGATCGCTGCATTCCACGCCGCAGGGTCGCGGAGGAGATAATCAAGACGTACGGGTAACCGTAAAACGCGATGCCTGCTAAGCTGCGAACAAGCCGGACTTTGGACGTGGGAGTCCAAAGTCGTTGCTTGTGAAGGCAATGCCGTACTCTTTTCCCTGCGAAGAAAAGTATATCATATTTCAGCCGGTTTGTCGATAGGTTTCGCGTGGAATTTTCAATTTTGCCTTGAAAAATTCAATTTCGCCTCTTGCTTTTACAGACGAAGTGTGGTATTATTATCGTAGGTTATTATATGATTACGGAGGTAGGACCTTTGGCTCGTTCTTATAATAAATTGTGGAAGCTTATGATCGATAAGAAAATCAATAAAACTCAGTTGTGCAAGGCGGCTGGTATCACCACAAACGCCATGGCAAAACTGGGACGTGATGAGTCTGTTCCTTTGGAAACACTTGAGAAGATTTGTGTTGTATTGAACTGCACTATTAATGATATTGTTGATGTTAACAAATAATTGATAAAGGAAAATCGAATATGCTTTTTGAGAATGTTATTGAGTATTCTGATGCAAAATATCGGACTTATGGAAATAGATGTGGTAACACGACCTGTACGCATCCATGCGGCAATTGTAGTGGGAGTTGCTATAATTGTCTATATGAGATTCATTACCCTAATTGATGGCTTTTCGTATGGGAAAGTATATGGGTGACAAAATGCGATTCGTTACCAAAACGCCGATAGAAAAGGGTTGGTCGGGTGATAAAAAGTTCTGTGCGGTGTCGCCGGACGGGCGCAAATACTTTCTGCGTATCGCTCCTCTGAAAAAGGCTGAACGCACGCGCGGAGCGTTTGAATACCAGAAACGGGTAGCCGAGTTGGGCGTGCCTATGTGCGTTCCGATTGAGATAGGCGAAACACCGGAAGGCGACGTTTACACTGTGCAAAGCTGGATCGAAGGCGTTTCCGCGGAGGAAGCGGTGCGCGATCTGTCGTTTGAAGAGCAATACCGTTACGGCGTCGAATCGGGAAGAATACTCAAACTCATCCATTCCATCCCCGCGCCTCCGGATGCGCCGGATTGGGAACCGCGCTTCAACGCTAAAATGGATTATAAGATCAAGAAATATATCGAATGCCCGATAAAGGTCGATGGCGCCGAGTGTTTTATCAATTACACAGAGCAGAACCGCACGCTTCTTCGCGGGCGCCCGCAACGCTTCCA
Coding sequences:
- a CDS encoding ANTAR domain-containing protein, which translates into the protein MSLKEQIYSVLVVSASEKFNQALPEVFPVSTFSPINFVSDLSAAKRAVSERSFDFVIVNSPLPDDTGIRFAIDTVSSYNTVVLFLAKAEQYSDAYDKLAEHGVFLLQKPLSKAVFQIASGWLVSARERVRKTEKKTLSIEEKMNEIRVVNRAKWLLISEVKMTEPDAHRYIEKQAMDRCIPRRRVAEEIIKTYG
- a CDS encoding helix-turn-helix transcriptional regulator, with translation MARSYNKLWKLMIDKKINKTQLCKAAGITTNAMAKLGRDESVPLETLEKICVVLNCTINDIVDVNK
- a CDS encoding phosphotransferase, yielding MRFVTKTPIEKGWSGDKKFCAVSPDGRKYFLRIAPLKKAERTRGAFEYQKRVAELGVPMCVPIEIGETPEGDVYTVQSWIEGVSAEEAVRDLSFEEQYRYGVESGRILKLIHSIPAPPDAPDWEPRFNAKMDYKIKKYIECPIKVDGAECFINYTEQNRTLLRGRPQRFQHGDYHIGNMMIENGKLVIIDFDRYDFGDPWEEFNRIVWCAQASPRFATGMVDGYFDNNVPGLFWRLLALYISSNTLSSIPWAIPFGESEIQKFVEQTKEIMGWYDNMRTVVPSWYDTNNKDLYLADCEDVKYEIP